The proteins below come from a single Parageobacillus thermoglucosidasius genomic window:
- the def gene encoding peptide deformylase produces the protein MITMKDIIKEGHPTLRKVAEPVSLPPSEEDKQILQSLLDYVKMSQDPEIAEKYGLRPGIGLAAPQINVSKRMIAVHVTDEKGTLYSYALFNPKIVSHSVQQCYLTSGEGCLSVDRNVPGYVPRYARITVTGTTIDGEEVTLRLKGLPAIVFQHEIDHLNGIMFYDHIDPKNPFKVPDNAIPIER, from the coding sequence ATGATTACCATGAAAGATATTATTAAAGAAGGGCATCCAACTTTAAGAAAAGTGGCTGAGCCGGTTTCTCTTCCTCCATCAGAAGAAGATAAACAAATTTTGCAAAGCCTGCTTGATTACGTAAAAATGAGCCAAGACCCTGAGATTGCCGAAAAATACGGATTGCGCCCGGGAATCGGGCTGGCAGCTCCGCAAATTAATGTATCGAAACGAATGATCGCCGTTCATGTCACTGATGAAAAAGGCACTTTATATAGTTATGCATTATTTAATCCAAAAATTGTGAGCCATTCTGTCCAGCAATGCTATTTAACAAGCGGGGAAGGATGCCTATCCGTCGACCGCAATGTTCCGGGATACGTACCGCGCTATGCCCGCATCACCGTAACAGGGACAACGATTGACGGCGAAGAAGTCACGCTGCGTCTAAAAGGGCTGCCTGCCATCGTATTTCAGCATGAAATTGACCATTTAAACGGCATTATGTTTTATGACCATATCGATCCGAAAAACCCGTTTAAAGTGCCTGACAACGCGATCCCTATCGAGCGTTAA
- a CDS encoding YkyA family protein — protein sequence MQRFIWLTAFLLLLGGCDKLTAEQDVLSALKKIAAYEQNAAEQQKKLNELEQKQNKLYDQMMSYGMKQFAKVEQLSKESLELVEERDKQVEKEHKAIQSAKREINAVKKKVSQLHDENIKRQAVRLVDIEKKRYETYDDLYLHYKEMLSLEKDLYLLLQNRHTTPKQLQRQIERVNEQYKKLIAANQRLNEDTEKYNKEMKRLSHIIWK from the coding sequence ATGCAGCGGTTTATCTGGTTGACGGCGTTTTTGCTTTTGCTTGGCGGTTGCGATAAACTTACCGCCGAACAAGATGTTTTGTCTGCGCTGAAAAAGATTGCTGCATATGAACAAAATGCGGCAGAGCAACAGAAAAAACTGAATGAATTAGAACAAAAACAAAACAAATTATACGATCAAATGATGTCGTACGGAATGAAACAGTTTGCAAAAGTGGAGCAATTGTCGAAAGAATCGCTGGAACTGGTAGAAGAACGGGACAAACAGGTGGAAAAAGAACATAAAGCAATTCAGTCGGCAAAGCGGGAGATCAATGCCGTCAAGAAGAAAGTGAGCCAGCTTCATGATGAAAATATAAAAAGACAAGCAGTCCGTCTAGTCGACATCGAAAAAAAGCGCTATGAAACGTATGACGATCTATATCTTCATTATAAAGAAATGTTATCGTTGGAAAAAGATCTCTATCTTTTGCTGCAAAATAGGCATACGACGCCCAAACAGCTGCAGCGGCAAATTGAGCGCGTGAATGAACAATATAAAAAACTCATTGCCGCTAACCAGCGGTTGAACGAAGATACGGAAAAATACAATAAAGAGATGAAGCGATTATCTCATATTATATGGAAATAA
- the pdhA gene encoding pyruvate dehydrogenase (acetyl-transferring) E1 component subunit alpha: MGAKTSRFDFQKQLDKVAEQFPTFQILNEEGEVVNEAAMPDLSDDQLKELMRRMVYTRVLDQRSISLNRQGRLGFYAPTAGQEASQIASHFALEKEDFILPGYRDVPQIIWHGLPLYQAFLFSRGHFHGNQIPEGVNVLPPQIIIGAQYIQAAGVALGLKKRGKKAVAITYTGDGGTSQGDFYEGINFAGAFKAPAIFVVQNNRFAISTPVEKQTIAKTLAQKAVAAGIPGIQVDGMDPLAVYAAVRAARERAVNGEGPTLIETLCFRYGPHTMSGDDPTRYRTKELENEWEKKDPLVRFRKFLENKGLWSEEEENKVIEQAKEDIKEAIKKADETPKQKVTDLISIMFEELPFNLKEQYEIYKEKESK, translated from the coding sequence ATGGGTGCGAAAACATCCAGATTTGATTTCCAGAAACAGCTTGACAAAGTTGCTGAGCAATTTCCGACGTTTCAAATTTTAAACGAAGAAGGAGAAGTTGTTAACGAAGCGGCAATGCCGGATTTAAGCGATGATCAATTAAAAGAATTGATGCGCCGGATGGTATATACGCGTGTCCTTGACCAACGTTCCATTTCGTTGAACCGTCAGGGCCGTTTAGGCTTTTATGCGCCAACGGCGGGGCAAGAGGCAAGCCAAATTGCCAGCCACTTCGCGTTGGAAAAAGAGGATTTCATTTTACCTGGATACCGTGATGTTCCGCAAATTATTTGGCACGGGCTTCCGCTTTATCAAGCGTTTTTATTCTCACGCGGCCACTTCCACGGCAACCAAATTCCTGAAGGCGTCAATGTATTGCCTCCGCAAATTATTATCGGTGCCCAATACATTCAAGCAGCAGGCGTTGCTTTAGGTTTGAAAAAACGCGGCAAAAAAGCGGTGGCAATTACATATACAGGTGATGGCGGCACCTCGCAAGGCGATTTTTACGAAGGAATCAACTTTGCGGGCGCGTTTAAAGCACCGGCGATTTTCGTTGTTCAAAACAACCGTTTTGCTATTTCCACTCCAGTAGAAAAACAAACGATAGCTAAAACGCTTGCACAAAAAGCAGTGGCAGCGGGAATTCCTGGCATCCAAGTCGACGGTATGGACCCGCTGGCGGTATATGCGGCAGTGCGTGCAGCACGCGAGCGCGCGGTCAACGGCGAAGGACCGACGCTGATTGAAACATTGTGCTTCCGCTACGGCCCGCATACGATGTCAGGAGACGATCCGACTCGTTATCGCACGAAAGAATTGGAAAATGAATGGGAGAAAAAAGATCCGCTTGTCCGTTTCCGCAAGTTTTTAGAAAACAAAGGATTATGGAGCGAAGAAGAAGAAAACAAAGTGATTGAACAAGCAAAAGAAGATATTAAAGAGGCGATTAAAAAAGCAGACGAAACGCCAAAACAAAAAGTAACCGATTTGATCAGCATCATGTTTGAAGAGCTGCCATTTAACTTAAAAGAACAGTATGAAATTTATAAAGAGAAGGAGTCGAAGTAA
- the pdhB gene encoding pyruvate dehydrogenase complex E1 component subunit beta, protein MAQMTMIQAITDALRIELKNDPNVLIFGEDVGVNGGVFRATEGLQAEFGEDRVFDTPLAESGIGGLAIGLALQGFRPVPEIQFFGFVYEVMDAICGQMARIRYRTGGRYNVPITIRSPFGGGVHTPELHSDSLEGLVAQQPGLKVVIPSTPYDAKGLLISAIRDNDPVIFLEHLKLYRSFRQEVPEGEYTIPIGKADIKREGKDITIIAYGAMVHESLKAAAELEKEGISAEVVDLRTVQPLDIETIIGSVEKTGRAIVVQEAQRQAGIAANVVAEINERAILSLEAPVLRVTAPDTVYPFAQAESVWLPNFKDVIETAKKVINF, encoded by the coding sequence ATGGCGCAAATGACAATGATTCAAGCAATCACGGATGCGTTGCGCATCGAATTGAAAAATGACCCAAATGTATTAATATTTGGGGAAGACGTTGGCGTTAACGGCGGCGTATTCCGGGCAACGGAAGGATTGCAGGCGGAATTTGGGGAAGATCGCGTATTCGACACCCCTCTTGCTGAGTCGGGAATCGGCGGTCTCGCCATCGGGTTAGCGCTTCAAGGGTTCCGTCCTGTTCCTGAAATTCAGTTTTTTGGTTTTGTATATGAAGTAATGGATGCTATTTGCGGACAAATGGCGCGTATCCGCTACCGCACTGGCGGGCGCTATAATGTTCCGATAACGATTCGTTCACCATTTGGCGGTGGTGTGCATACACCAGAATTGCACTCTGACAGCTTAGAAGGGTTAGTTGCACAGCAGCCTGGATTAAAAGTGGTTATTCCGTCCACACCATATGATGCGAAAGGGTTGCTTATTTCTGCGATCCGTGACAATGATCCTGTTATTTTCCTAGAGCACTTAAAATTGTACCGTTCGTTCCGCCAAGAAGTGCCAGAAGGAGAATATACAATTCCAATCGGTAAAGCAGATATTAAACGGGAAGGAAAAGATATCACGATTATCGCTTATGGCGCAATGGTGCATGAATCGTTAAAAGCGGCGGCGGAATTAGAAAAAGAAGGAATTTCTGCCGAAGTCGTTGACTTGCGTACCGTTCAACCGTTAGATATTGAGACGATTATCGGTTCTGTTGAAAAAACAGGGCGCGCGATCGTTGTGCAAGAAGCGCAAAGACAAGCAGGAATTGCCGCAAACGTTGTTGCGGAAATTAACGAACGTGCCATTTTAAGCTTGGAAGCTCCGGTATTGCGCGTTACTGCTCCGGATACGGTATATCCGTTCGCGCAAGCGGAATCTGTATGGTTGCCTAACTTCAAAGATGTCATTGAAACAGCGAAAAAAGTCATTAACTTCTAA
- a CDS encoding dihydrolipoamide acetyltransferase family protein encodes MAFEFKLPDIGEGIHEGEIVKWFVKPGDEVNEDDVLCEVQNDKAVVEIPSPVKGKVLEILVEEGTVATVGQTLITLDAPGYENMTFKGQEQDEPKEKENAQEVSKKEDGVAEAPQEAPSKQTEVDPNRRVIAMPSVRKYAREKGVDIRLVQGTGKNGRVLKSDIDAFLAGGSAAAQKQEAPAAQEEKAAAASAAQQPVVLEGEFPETREKMSGIRRAIAKAMVNSKHTAPHVTLMDEVDVTKLVAHRKKFKEVAAEKGIKLTFLPYVVKALTSALREFPVLNTSIDDETEEVIYKHYYNIGIAADTDRGLLVPVIKHADRKPIFALAKEINELATKAREGKLTPNEMKGASCTITNIGSAGGQWFTPVINHPEVAILGIGRISEKPIVRDGEIVVAPVLALSLSFDHRMIDGATAQKALNHIKRLLNDPELLLMEA; translated from the coding sequence GTGGCATTTGAATTTAAGTTGCCGGATATTGGTGAAGGTATTCATGAAGGGGAAATCGTCAAATGGTTTGTCAAACCTGGCGATGAAGTGAACGAAGACGATGTGCTATGTGAAGTGCAAAATGATAAAGCGGTTGTTGAAATTCCGTCCCCTGTAAAAGGAAAAGTATTAGAAATCTTAGTTGAAGAAGGAACAGTTGCAACGGTTGGCCAAACATTAATCACATTAGATGCGCCTGGATATGAGAATATGACGTTTAAAGGGCAAGAACAAGATGAACCGAAAGAGAAGGAAAATGCGCAAGAAGTGTCGAAAAAAGAAGATGGAGTTGCGGAAGCTCCGCAAGAAGCGCCATCGAAACAAACAGAAGTCGATCCGAATCGCCGCGTGATCGCAATGCCTTCCGTGCGCAAATATGCCCGTGAAAAAGGGGTAGATATCCGTCTTGTTCAAGGGACAGGAAAAAATGGCCGTGTGCTAAAAAGCGATATCGACGCGTTCCTTGCCGGCGGTTCTGCAGCAGCACAGAAACAGGAAGCGCCAGCTGCGCAGGAAGAAAAAGCGGCAGCAGCTTCTGCAGCGCAACAACCAGTTGTGCTTGAAGGCGAATTCCCAGAAACCCGCGAAAAAATGAGCGGCATTCGCCGTGCGATTGCCAAGGCGATGGTCAATTCGAAACATACCGCTCCGCACGTTACATTAATGGACGAAGTGGATGTAACAAAACTTGTGGCGCATCGCAAGAAGTTCAAAGAAGTTGCGGCGGAAAAAGGGATCAAGCTTACGTTCTTGCCGTATGTCGTAAAAGCATTAACATCGGCGTTGCGTGAGTTCCCGGTTTTAAACACATCGATTGACGATGAAACAGAAGAAGTGATTTACAAACATTACTACAACATTGGCATCGCTGCCGATACAGACAGGGGGTTGCTTGTTCCTGTTATTAAACATGCTGACCGCAAACCAATCTTTGCGCTTGCCAAAGAAATTAACGAACTGGCGACAAAAGCACGGGAAGGCAAGCTGACTCCAAATGAAATGAAAGGTGCTTCTTGCACGATAACAAATATCGGCTCTGCCGGCGGTCAATGGTTTACTCCGGTCATTAATCATCCGGAAGTGGCGATTCTTGGCATCGGCCGCATTTCTGAAAAACCAATTGTTCGCGATGGCGAAATAGTTGTTGCTCCAGTATTAGCGTTATCATTAAGCTTTGACCACCGCATGATTGACGGTGCGACAGCGCAAAAGGCGTTAAATCACATTAAACGTTTATTAAATGACCCAGAATTATTATTAATGGAGGCGTAA
- the lpdA gene encoding dihydrolipoyl dehydrogenase, whose translation MVVGDFAIETETLVVGAGPGGYVAAIRAAQLGQKVTIVEKGNLGGVCLNVGCIPSKALISASHRYVEAKHSEDIGIKAENVTVDFSKVQQWKASVVKKLTSGVEGLLKGNKVEIVRGEAYFVDANTVRVVNGDSAQTYTFKNAIIATGSRPIELPGFKFSNRVLDSTGALSLQEVPKSLVVIGGGYIGTELGTAYANFGTKVTIIEGADEILSGFEKQMTAIVKRRLKKKGVEIFTNALAKGVEEREDGVTVTFEVKGETKTIDADYVLVTVGRRPNTDELGLEQIGIKLTDRGLIEIDKQCRTSVPNIYAIGDVVQGPPLAHKASYEGKIAAEAIAGKPSEIDYLALPAVVFSDPECASVGYFEQQAKDEGIEVVTAKFPFAANGRALSLNDTDGFMKLVVRKEDGVVIGAQIVGPNASDMIAELGLAIEAGMTAEDIALTIHAHPTLGEIAMEAAEVALGTPIHIISK comes from the coding sequence ATGGTAGTCGGTGATTTTGCAATTGAAACAGAAACACTCGTTGTTGGAGCAGGTCCTGGCGGTTATGTGGCAGCGATTCGCGCTGCGCAATTAGGGCAAAAAGTAACGATTGTGGAAAAAGGGAATCTTGGCGGCGTGTGCTTAAATGTCGGATGCATTCCGTCCAAAGCGCTTATTTCCGCAAGCCATCGCTATGTTGAAGCGAAACATTCGGAAGATATCGGAATTAAAGCAGAAAACGTAACCGTTGACTTTTCGAAAGTACAACAATGGAAAGCAAGCGTTGTGAAAAAACTGACAAGCGGCGTAGAAGGATTGCTAAAAGGAAACAAAGTCGAAATCGTTCGCGGTGAAGCGTATTTTGTTGATGCAAATACAGTGCGCGTCGTCAATGGAGATAGCGCGCAAACATATACGTTTAAAAACGCGATTATTGCAACAGGCTCTCGCCCGATCGAACTTCCTGGCTTTAAATTTTCCAATCGCGTGCTTGATTCCACAGGCGCGCTCAGTCTGCAGGAAGTTCCAAAATCGCTTGTCGTGATCGGCGGCGGTTATATCGGAACAGAATTAGGAACAGCATATGCAAACTTTGGAACAAAAGTAACGATCATCGAAGGGGCAGATGAAATCTTATCTGGCTTTGAAAAACAAATGACGGCGATTGTCAAACGCCGCTTAAAGAAAAAAGGGGTAGAAATCTTCACTAACGCTCTTGCGAAAGGCGTCGAGGAGCGCGAAGACGGCGTAACGGTAACTTTTGAAGTAAAAGGCGAAACAAAAACGATTGACGCAGACTATGTGCTTGTGACGGTCGGACGCCGCCCGAACACGGATGAGCTCGGCTTGGAACAAATCGGCATCAAATTGACAGACCGCGGTTTAATTGAAATTGACAAACAATGCCGCACAAGCGTTCCGAACATTTACGCGATCGGGGATGTCGTCCAAGGTCCGCCGCTTGCGCACAAAGCGTCATATGAAGGAAAAATCGCTGCAGAAGCGATTGCCGGAAAACCGTCTGAAATTGATTATTTAGCTCTTCCGGCAGTAGTATTCTCAGATCCAGAATGCGCATCTGTCGGTTATTTTGAGCAACAAGCGAAAGACGAAGGCATAGAAGTAGTTACGGCAAAATTCCCGTTTGCTGCTAACGGCCGTGCCCTTTCGTTGAATGATACAGACGGCTTTATGAAACTTGTCGTCCGCAAAGAAGACGGCGTTGTGATCGGAGCGCAAATTGTTGGTCCAAACGCTTCTGACATGATTGCAGAGCTTGGTCTTGCGATCGAAGCCGGAATGACCGCAGAGGATATCGCTTTGACGATTCATGCTCACCCAACATTGGGTGAAATAGCGATGGAAGCTGCGGAAGTTGCCCTCGGCACTCCAATCCATATTATTAGTAAATAA
- a CDS encoding DUF1885 family protein, with protein MAAHAYIKLVSPSEKKTVTLKEVKQLFQYYQELMKKTGEQLGWGYQQAAFPYQLIESDEGKGKWFYLKGDGHRYRTIIVGVGSHETGESFVQITLPDEATHGDKGKANEFCKFLAKKLEGELHLFSGRIMYYYKR; from the coding sequence TTGGCGGCGCACGCATACATCAAGCTTGTTTCGCCATCGGAAAAGAAAACGGTTACATTGAAAGAAGTAAAACAATTGTTTCAATATTACCAAGAGCTCATGAAAAAAACGGGGGAACAACTTGGCTGGGGATATCAACAAGCTGCATTCCCTTACCAACTGATAGAAAGCGATGAGGGAAAAGGAAAATGGTTTTATTTAAAAGGAGACGGGCACCGTTACCGGACGATCATCGTCGGCGTCGGATCGCATGAAACTGGTGAATCATTTGTGCAAATCACATTGCCAGATGAAGCAACACATGGAGATAAAGGGAAAGCAAATGAATTTTGCAAGTTTCTCGCCAAAAAATTAGAAGGGGAACTTCACTTATTTAGCGGCAGAATTATGTATTACTACAAGCGATAG
- a CDS encoding GapA-binding peptide SR1P: protein MGTIVCQTCDATIAHFEDEKVTTLYGKCSKCDCSDTKEDEQ from the coding sequence ATGGGCACAATTGTTTGTCAAACATGCGATGCGACAATTGCGCATTTTGAAGATGAAAAAGTGACAACGCTTTACGGAAAATGTTCTAAATGTGATTGCAGCGACACAAAAGAAGATGAACAATAG
- a CDS encoding aminotransferase class I/II-fold pyridoxal phosphate-dependent enzyme: MSQFETPLFTGLLEHMKKHPIQFHIPGHKKGAGMDPEFRDFIGENALSIDLINIGPLDDLHHPKGIIKRAQELAAEAFGADYTFFSVQGTSGAIMAMVMSVAGPGDKIIVPRNVHKSVMSAIVFSGATPIFIHPEIDKELGISHGITPESVEKALKQHPDAKGVLVINPTYFGIAGDLKKIVEISHSYHVPVLVDEAHGAHIHFHEDLPLSAMQAGADMSATSVHKLGGSLTQSSILNVREGLVSAKHVQAILSMLMTTSTSYLLLASLDVARKRLATQGRELIEKAIQLAEKARRQINEIPYLYCVGKEILGTEATYHYDPTKLIISVKELGLTGYDVEKWLREMYNIEVELSDLYNILCIITPGDTERETDALVHALRHLSEQFRHQAARGAKPKVLLPDIPALALTPRDAFYAETEVVPFEKSVGRIIAEFIMVYPPGIPIFIPGEIITQENLNYIKKNLEVGLPVQGPEDDTLQTLRVIKEHKPIR; the protein is encoded by the coding sequence TTGTCACAGTTCGAAACACCATTATTTACTGGACTGTTGGAACATATGAAGAAACATCCGATCCAATTCCATATTCCTGGTCATAAAAAAGGAGCAGGGATGGACCCTGAATTTCGTGATTTTATCGGTGAAAATGCCTTATCGATTGATTTGATTAATATCGGCCCTCTCGATGATCTCCATCACCCAAAGGGGATTATCAAACGCGCCCAGGAACTGGCCGCAGAAGCGTTTGGGGCCGATTATACATTTTTCTCCGTCCAAGGGACAAGCGGTGCCATTATGGCGATGGTGATGTCGGTGGCTGGTCCTGGCGACAAAATTATCGTGCCGCGCAATGTCCATAAATCAGTTATGTCTGCCATTGTTTTTTCTGGCGCAACACCAATTTTCATTCATCCGGAAATCGATAAAGAACTTGGGATTTCACACGGGATTACGCCTGAATCAGTGGAAAAAGCGTTGAAGCAACATCCTGACGCAAAAGGAGTTCTCGTGATTAATCCGACTTATTTTGGCATCGCCGGTGATTTAAAGAAAATCGTCGAAATCTCCCACTCCTATCATGTTCCTGTTCTCGTTGACGAAGCGCACGGAGCCCACATTCATTTCCATGAAGATCTGCCGCTTTCCGCCATGCAAGCCGGAGCGGATATGTCGGCAACGAGCGTCCATAAACTTGGGGGATCTTTGACGCAAAGCTCTATTTTAAACGTGCGTGAAGGGCTCGTATCGGCAAAGCACGTACAAGCGATTTTAAGCATGTTAATGACCACATCTACTTCTTATTTGCTGTTGGCTTCCTTGGATGTGGCGCGCAAACGGCTCGCTACGCAAGGCCGGGAGCTCATTGAAAAAGCGATTCAACTCGCCGAAAAAGCACGGCGGCAAATCAATGAAATCCCTTATCTTTATTGTGTAGGAAAAGAAATTTTAGGAACAGAAGCCACCTATCATTACGATCCAACTAAACTGATCATCTCTGTCAAAGAACTTGGATTGACAGGATACGACGTTGAAAAATGGCTGCGGGAAATGTATAATATCGAAGTTGAATTGTCCGATTTATACAACATTTTATGCATTATCACACCTGGGGATACGGAGCGGGAAACAGATGCGCTTGTCCACGCGCTTCGCCATTTATCTGAACAATTTCGTCATCAAGCTGCAAGGGGGGCAAAGCCAAAAGTGCTGTTGCCGGACATCCCTGCTCTCGCGTTAACACCGCGCGACGCCTTTTATGCGGAAACGGAAGTTGTCCCATTTGAGAAATCGGTAGGACGGATTATCGCCGAATTTATTATGGTTTATCCTCCGGGAATTCCAATTTTTATTCCTGGGGAAATTATTACGCAAGAAAACTTGAATTATATTAAAAAGAATTTAGAAGTCGGCCTGCCTGTGCAAGGGCCGGAAGATGATACATTGCAAACATTGCGTGTCATCAAAGAGCATAAACCAATTCGCTAA
- a CDS encoding NAD(P)H-dependent flavin oxidoreductase, which yields MIWQTRVTELLGITYPIIQGGLAYLAYADLAAAVSNAGGLGQITAMSLETPEQLREEIRKVKEKTDRPFGVNFAIGQHGRPFQHMLEAALAEEVPVVSVTGGNPAPFFEQLKGVNVKKLVLVAAVRQAVKAEELGADAVMVVGQEGGGHLGKYDTGTFVLIPKVVDSVSIPVIASGGIGDGRGLMAALALGAEGIEMGTRFIATKECVHAHPIYKEMLVNGSEHDTVVIKRSLGAPGRAIANEWTEKILEIEKQGGTYEQLKEYISGEANRRFIYEGRTNEGFAWAGQVMGLIKDVPTVAELFSRIISEAEQIRERWAN from the coding sequence ATGATTTGGCAAACAAGGGTAACGGAACTGCTCGGCATTACATATCCGATTATTCAAGGAGGGCTTGCATACTTAGCATACGCTGATTTAGCGGCGGCTGTTTCTAACGCCGGAGGATTGGGGCAAATTACCGCCATGTCTTTAGAAACTCCTGAGCAATTGCGCGAAGAAATTCGGAAAGTAAAAGAAAAAACGGATCGGCCATTCGGGGTTAATTTTGCCATCGGACAGCATGGCCGCCCTTTTCAACATATGCTGGAAGCGGCGTTGGCAGAAGAGGTGCCGGTTGTCTCTGTCACAGGCGGAAATCCTGCTCCGTTTTTTGAACAATTAAAAGGTGTCAACGTGAAAAAGCTCGTGCTTGTCGCCGCTGTTCGCCAAGCCGTAAAAGCGGAAGAACTTGGCGCGGATGCCGTCATGGTCGTCGGACAAGAAGGGGGCGGCCATTTAGGAAAATATGATACCGGTACGTTTGTTCTTATTCCAAAAGTGGTGGACTCCGTTTCTATTCCTGTGATTGCTTCCGGAGGAATTGGCGATGGGCGCGGGTTGATGGCGGCGCTAGCGCTTGGGGCGGAAGGAATTGAAATGGGAACGCGATTTATTGCCACAAAAGAGTGCGTCCACGCCCATCCGATTTATAAAGAGATGCTTGTGAACGGTTCAGAACATGATACCGTCGTGATTAAACGAAGTTTAGGGGCGCCTGGCCGCGCCATTGCCAATGAATGGACGGAAAAAATTTTAGAGATAGAAAAGCAGGGGGGAACGTATGAACAACTAAAAGAATATATCAGCGGAGAAGCGAACCGCCGCTTTATTTATGAAGGAAGAACAAATGAAGGATTTGCATGGGCGGGGCAAGTAATGGGATTGATTAAAGACGTGCCAACGGTGGCGGAATTGTTTTCCCGAATCATTAGCGAAGCGGAACAAATCCGGGAAAGATGGGCAAACTAA
- a CDS encoding UPF0223 family protein: MNYSYPFSYDWSTQEIIDVIKFFEAIETVYEKGMEREKLMNIYRRFKEIVPSKSEEKRLCDEFEQASGYSPYRAMKKAKEAENGDWIKMG; the protein is encoded by the coding sequence GTGAATTATTCGTATCCGTTTTCTTACGACTGGTCGACGCAAGAAATTATTGATGTCATTAAATTTTTTGAAGCGATTGAAACGGTTTATGAAAAAGGAATGGAACGCGAAAAGCTGATGAATATTTACCGCCGCTTTAAAGAAATTGTTCCGAGCAAAAGCGAGGAAAAAAGATTGTGTGATGAGTTTGAGCAAGCAAGCGGATATTCCCCGTATCGGGCGATGAAAAAAGCAAAAGAGGCAGAAAATGGCGACTGGATTAAAATGGGATAA
- a CDS encoding inositol monophosphatase family protein yields MQEQWKEIDEHAQHWIKEAGTKIRAALAEKITIETKAHRNDLVTNVDRDIERFFIEKIRNTFPGHHVLGEEGFGDAVKTLQGVVWIIDPIDGTMNFVHQKRNFAISLGVFENGVGILGYIYDVMNDELYAARKGAGAFLNGKPLPRLEPVSVAEAVISLNATWVTENKRIDPKVLAPLVKDARGTRSYGSAALEMAYVAAGRLDAYITMRLSPWDFAGGLVLVQEAGGIVTNLYGEPLDLLKKNSVFVSKPGLHEEILQKYIQR; encoded by the coding sequence ATGCAGGAACAATGGAAAGAAATAGATGAGCATGCCCAGCATTGGATCAAAGAAGCGGGAACAAAAATTCGCGCCGCACTGGCGGAAAAGATAACGATCGAAACGAAAGCGCACCGAAATGATTTAGTGACGAACGTGGACCGCGACATAGAGCGGTTTTTTATTGAGAAAATAAGAAACACGTTTCCCGGCCATCACGTGCTCGGCGAAGAAGGATTTGGCGATGCAGTCAAAACACTTCAAGGTGTCGTCTGGATTATTGACCCGATTGACGGCACGATGAATTTTGTTCATCAAAAACGGAACTTCGCCATTTCGCTTGGCGTTTTTGAAAATGGCGTGGGAATTCTCGGATATATATACGATGTCATGAATGACGAGCTATACGCGGCGCGAAAAGGCGCGGGCGCTTTTCTGAATGGTAAGCCGCTGCCCCGCTTGGAACCGGTATCTGTTGCAGAAGCGGTTATTTCCTTAAATGCGACATGGGTAACAGAAAATAAACGGATTGATCCAAAAGTGCTAGCTCCGCTTGTAAAAGATGCGAGAGGGACGCGTTCATACGGCTCGGCTGCTTTGGAAATGGCATATGTTGCAGCGGGGCGCCTGGATGCGTATATTACGATGAGGCTGTCGCCATGGGATTTCGCCGGTGGACTTGTGCTTGTTCAAGAAGCTGGCGGCATTGTGACGAACTTATACGGCGAGCCGCTTGACTTGCTCAAGAAAAACTCGGTATTTGTTTCCAAGCCGGGATTGCATGAAGAAATTTTGCAAAAATATATACAACGTTAA
- a CDS encoding DUF5325 family protein produces the protein MKQFQPVSFLLAIFAVIAIMAIGIFIAEQSMAGIIVSIVALFVICGIGFARKKRMREKGML, from the coding sequence ATGAAGCAGTTTCAACCGGTATCATTTTTACTAGCTATATTTGCGGTAATCGCCATCATGGCCATCGGCATTTTTATTGCGGAACAAAGCATGGCCGGCATTATTGTTTCCATCGTCGCTTTGTTCGTCATTTGCGGAATCGGCTTTGCCCGGAAAAAACGAATGCGTGAAAAAGGAATGCTGTAA